A genomic window from Alphaproteobacteria bacterium includes:
- the fabZ gene encoding 3-hydroxyacyl-ACP dehydratase FabZ, whose product MSSESNVLKMKESAPEVIEYAQITRMIPHRYPFLMIDRVINVVPDVGCTGIKNVSINEPYFQGHFPNHPVMPGVLIIEAMAQAAGILVVRTLGPESEGKLVYFMTIDEARFRKPVVPGDQLMLHVKKERSRGNIWKFSAEANVGDQLVAEATYSAMILDRKE is encoded by the coding sequence ATGTCCAGTGAATCGAATGTGTTGAAAATGAAAGAATCTGCTCCAGAAGTGATCGAGTATGCGCAAATCACGCGCATGATTCCGCACCGCTATCCGTTCCTGATGATCGACCGCGTGATCAATGTGGTGCCCGATGTCGGCTGTACTGGAATTAAGAACGTATCGATTAACGAACCTTATTTCCAAGGGCATTTCCCAAACCATCCGGTAATGCCTGGCGTTTTGATTATCGAAGCCATGGCGCAGGCTGCCGGAATTCTGGTGGTGCGCACCTTGGGTCCGGAATCCGAAGGCAAGCTGGTTTATTTTATGACTATTGACGAAGCACGCTTCCGCAAACCGGTGGTGCCTGGCGATCAGTTAATGTTGCATGTGAAAAAAGAACGCAGCCGCGGCAATATTTGGAAATTCAGTGCCGAAGCCAACGTAGGCGATCAATTGGTGGCCGAAGCGACTTATTCGGCGATGATTCTGGATCGCAAGGAATAA